The Streptomyces luteogriseus genome includes a window with the following:
- a CDS encoding endonuclease/exonuclease/phosphatase family protein: MGTGRLRPRDAWLVGGALGVAGLLALHSAVPNGVGRLGSLLETFLPWLGAAVPVLGCLALLGRSGAGLLACLAPAAVWLWMFGGMWLSSPPAASDLTVVQHNVADDNTDPAGTARALLATRAGLIAVEELTPAARPAYQAVLDGSHPHRAVHGTVGLWSAYPLSEVRPVDIRPAGFPGSWRRGLRATVSAPGGELAVYVVHLPSVRLGATGLASAARDESAALLAARIDDDPARRLLVVGDLNGTVRDRGLGPLTSRLDAPPTGFAFSWPAGLPVARIDQVLGRGAEVTEVSARDATGSDHLPLLGRVLLR, translated from the coding sequence GTGGGCACGGGCAGGCTGCGGCCGCGGGACGCCTGGCTCGTCGGCGGTGCCCTCGGTGTCGCCGGTCTGCTCGCCCTGCACTCGGCCGTGCCCAACGGGGTCGGGCGTCTGGGGAGTTTGCTGGAGACGTTCCTGCCGTGGCTCGGAGCGGCCGTGCCCGTGCTCGGCTGTCTCGCCCTGCTCGGGCGGTCGGGGGCGGGGCTGCTCGCCTGCCTCGCCCCCGCGGCAGTGTGGCTCTGGATGTTCGGCGGGATGTGGCTCTCCTCGCCCCCGGCCGCGTCCGACCTGACCGTCGTCCAGCACAACGTGGCCGACGACAACACCGACCCCGCCGGCACCGCGCGGGCCCTGCTCGCCACCCGCGCCGGGCTGATCGCCGTCGAGGAACTGACGCCCGCGGCGCGGCCCGCGTACCAAGCGGTCCTGGACGGGTCCCATCCGCACCGAGCGGTCCACGGCACGGTCGGGCTCTGGTCCGCGTACCCGCTGTCGGAGGTGCGGCCCGTGGACATCCGGCCGGCGGGCTTCCCCGGGAGCTGGCGGCGCGGTCTGCGGGCCACGGTGTCCGCGCCCGGCGGCGAGCTGGCCGTGTACGTGGTCCATCTGCCGTCCGTGCGCCTGGGTGCGACGGGCCTCGCCTCGGCGGCCCGTGACGAGAGCGCGGCGCTGCTCGCGGCCCGGATCGACGACGACCCGGCCCGCCGGCTCCTGGTGGTGGGTGACCTCAACGGCACGGTGCGGGACCGCGGGCTCGGGCCGCTGACCTCCCGGCTCGACGCACCGCCCACCGGGTTCGCGTTCAGCTGGCCGGCCGGTCTGCCGGTGGCGCGGATCGACCAGGTGCTGGGGCGAGGGGCCGAGGTGACGGAGGTGTCGGCACGGGATGCGACCGGGAGCGATCACCTCCCCCTGCTGGGCCGGGTACTCCTTCGGTAG